Part of the Qipengyuania sp. SS22 genome, AAGTAAGCGCGACGACCTGGCCGCTTTTCGCCATCCCGCTGCTGCTCATTCTGGGCGCTGGCGCGGTGCTGCTCCGCCGGTTCCGGGGGCGCGCATGAGCTGGTTGCCGATCATCCTGCTCGCGGCGCTGATCTTTGGCCTCGCGGTCGTGTTGCTCAAGCTGCCACGGAGCCTGTGGATGCTGTTCGGATCGGCGCTGCTGTTCGGGCTCACGGGCTATGCCTTGCAGGGCCACCCGGGGCAGGCTGGCGCGCCCGCCACTCCGATAACCGACAATGCCGCGCAGACCGGCGAACTTATGGTCGAGGCGCGGCGCGAATTTTATCCTGCGGGCAGGCTGCCTTCGCGCTTCGTGGTCACTGCCGATGCCTTCACCCGGCGCGGCCAGCACGACCAGGCGGCGAATTTCCTGCGCAATGCGGTGGCGGAGAACCCGAATGACGGCGAGGCTTGGGTGGCGCTGGGCAATGCGCTGGTCGAACATGCTGATGGCCAGCTGACCGCTGCGGCGCTGTTCGCCTATTCGCGCGGCGAGCAGGTTGCGCCCAATAATCCCGCGCCGACCTACTTCCTCGGGCTGGCATTCCTGCGGGCAGGGGAGCCGGGCCGGACGCTCGCACTGTGGCGCGAATTGCTCGAAGCGGCGCCCGAAGACGCCGAATGGCGTGCACCGCTGGCCGCGCGACTCGACCGCCTGGAGACGATGTTGGGCGTTGCAGAGCCATCCGCCGCCCAACAAACCGAAGAATAATCAATGCGATGCGCGATTTGTTGCGAGTGCGAAGCCTTGCTGCTACTCGCCGCGACTTCGCCAAGCAGGCCATGTGACACGATGTTGTCGGAACCCAATCCCGCATGAATGATACCGCTTCTGCGCCGCTCCAGCAGGATGGCGTGCCTCCCGTAACCGAGCAGGGTGGCCACGGCCACGGCGGCTCGCGCACGGCGCTGGCGGTGGGGGCGATCGGTGTCGTCTTCGGCGATATCGGTACCAGCCCGCTCTATGCCTTCCGCGAGACTTTTGCCGGTGCCGCCAGCATCGCCATCGACCGGCTGCATGTGCTCGGTGTGGTCAGCCTGATTTTCTGGTCGATGCTGGTCGTCGTGGCGATCCAGTATGTCACCATCCTCATGCGTGCGGACAATAAGGGGCAGGGCGGCAGCCTTGCGCTTGTCGCACTGCTCAGCCGCCATATCGGCAAGTCGAGCTATGGCTGGCTGGTCGTGCTGCTGGGGGTCTTCGCGACTTCGCTGTTCTACGGTGACAGCATGATTACGCCGGCAATCTCGGTCCTGTCCGCGGTCGAGGGCCTGACGGTGGTCGACCAGCGGCTCAATCCGCTGGTGATCCCCATCGCGCTGGTGCTGCTGGTATGCCTGTTCCTGCTGCAAAGCCGCGGTACGGCCAAGGTCGGCGCGCTGTTTGCGCCGGTGATGATCGTCTATTTCGTGACCATTGCCGGACTTGGCCTCAACCAGATCATCCTGAATCCCGACATCCTGTGGGCGCTCAATCCCTATTACGCGGTGATGTTCTTCGTCACCGACGGCGCGGTGGCTTTCTTTGCGCTGGGGGCCGTGGTGCTCGCGGTGACTGGTTCGGAAGCGCTGTATTCGGACATGGGCCACTTCGGGCGCGGACCGATGCGGTTGAGCTGGTTCGGCTTCGTCATGCCGTGCCTGCTGCTCAACTATTTCGGGCAGGGAGCAATGATCGCCGGCCTGCCGCCCGAACAGGCCGCTGAAGTCGTGCGCAATCCCTTCTTCCTGCTGGCGGGCGAGGAATGGCGCCTGCCGCTGGTCATTCTCGCCACGGTCGCGACCTTTATTGCCAGCCAGGCGGTTATCTCGGGTGCGTTCAGCATTACCCACCAGGCGATGCAGCTGGGCTTCATGCCGCGCCTGTCGATCCGCCATACCAGCGAGACCGCGGCGGGACAGATCTACATCCCGGTGGTCAATTGGTCGCTGATGGTCGCGGTCATCCTGCTGGTGCTGACCTTCCAGACATCCTCCAACCTCGCGGCCGCTTACGGCATCGCGGTGACCGGGGCGGTGACGATCGACACGCTGCTGATGGGCGTCCTGTTCGTCGGTGTGTGGAAATGGAAATGGTTCATCGCCCTGCCGGTGGTGGCGTTCTTCCTGATCGTCGACGGGGCCTATTTCGCCGCCAATCTGGCCAAGGTACCCGATGGCGGCTGGTTCCCGCTGGTTGTCGGTCTGGTCGCCTTCACCCTGCTCACCACCTGGGCGCGCGGACGCAAGCTCATGCGGGACCGGATGAGCGAGACTGCGCTGCCGATCGAGATTTTCGCCAAGAGCGCGAAGAATTCAGCCACCCGCGTACCGGGCACGGCGATCTTCATGGCCAGCCAGACGGCGGGCGTGCCCAGCGCATTGCTGCACAATATCAAGCACAACAAGGTGCTGCACGAACGCGTCGTGATCCTGACCGTGCTGATTGCCGATGCGCCCTATGTCGACGCCACCGAAAGGTGCGAAATCCACGATCTCGGCGACGGCTTCTACCGGGCGACGCTGCACTACGGCTTCATGCAGGAAACCAATGTTCCGCAGGGGCTGAAGGAAATGTCCCGCTGCGGCGGCGAGTTCGACATGATGCACACCAGCTTCTTCCTCAGCCGCCAGACGCTGCTCGCCAGCGACAAGCCCGGCATGCCGATCTGGCGCGAGAAGATCTTCGCCTGGATGCTGCGCAATGCGGCCACCGCGATGGATTTCTTCCGCCTGCCGACCAACCGCGTGGTCGAGCTGGGGAGCCAGGTGGAAATTTAGCGACTGCTAGGCGGAATAGCGGCTATTTCGCGAACAATCTGGTCGGCTACTCCCTGCGCTGGGAGAACCGTCGTTTTGACTTGGATATCGTAAGCCATTCCGTCATGTACGACGTCGATCTGCCCTTCGGCCTGTCCAATTACCCGGTCTCCGCGAGCAGATTCTCTGCGCTGTAGTTCATTCAAGCTGCAATGCACGCCGATGAAGATGACATCGAGGCCCGCTAGAACCGTCATCCAATCCTGCCGCAACTTATCCGTGAGGATTACCTCGTCGCAGATCAAATCGATGCCGCTCTTTGCCATCGCCGCTACTGCGCGATGATGAGCTTTGAGCGTGGCTAGGCCAAACTCGCCAAAATTCAGTCGTACCTTTTGGCGGCGATCGCGATCGAAATAGAAACCGTCTCGGTGGTTGTGCAGATGGCGCGGGAGCATGGCGAACGCATCGTCAATGCCGGTCAGAAGGTGAGGCGAGTCCAGTCTATCTTGAAGCTCGCGAGCGAGAGTGGTCTTGCCGGAAGAGGTCGCGCCATTGAGAAAAATCAGTGTCACGTCCTATCCCTCACCCCGTTTGAACCCAATCTAAGCAGTCGGCGGTTCGTCCTTCACCACCTCGTCCCGGTCCTCTAGCGCCAATCCGTGCTTCAGCAGCATGGGCAATTGGGTGAAGGTAAACAGGAAGCTGATCGGCATGAACACCCATAGCTTCGCCCACAGCCAGCTTTCGAAGTCCAGTTGCATGCGCAGGACCTCGTTCAGCGCGGCCATGAAGAAGAAGAACAGCCCCCAATTGCGCGACAGCTTGAGCCAGCCTTCACGGTCGAGGCCCTCGAAAGCAGCCTCGAGCAGGATCTGCAGCAGCGCCTTGCCGCGGAGCCACCCGCCGATCAGCAGCACGCCGAACAGCAGGTAGATCGCGGTCGGCTTGATCTGGATGAACCTTTCGTCCTGCAGCCAGATGGTCAGCCCGCCAAAGCCGACGATCAGCGCGGTCGAGAGGATCAGCATCGGGCTGACATGGCCGAATTTGAACTTGCTGAAGACCAGCGCGGTCACCGCTGCGACCATGAAGGCGATTGTGCCGTAGATCACCGCCGCGATCTCGCCAAAGGTCGAGGTCTCGGGCGGCTGGTAGAACTTGTACACGCCGAGGAAGACCAGCAGCGGGCCATAATCGACGAGGATGTTGAGCCAGCCCGTCTTGGGCTTCGGCTTGGCCGCGGTGGTGCTGTCGGTTTCGCTCATCATTCTCTCAGTCAGTCATTACGTGCAGCGCAATCGCGCGGAAATATCGGGTTCGCCTTCGCCTGCTCACAATGACGAGGGGCTGAACTAGGCCACACCCGCGATCACGCGCGCCACGAGATCGGGATCGAACGGGCGCAGGTCGTCGATCTTTTCGCCCACACCGATCGCATGGATCGGCAGGCCGTATTGCTCTGCCGCCTGCACCAGCACCCCGCCGCGGGCGGTGCCGTCGAGCTTGGTCATCACCAGGCCGGTGACCCCCGCGACTTCCTTGAACACATCGATCTGGTTGAGCGCGTTCTGCCCATTGGTAGCGTCGAGCACGAGCACGACGTCATGCGGCGCTTCGGGATTGAGGCGGCCGAGTACCTTCCGAATCTTGGCCAGCTCGTCCATCAGCTCGCGCTTGTTCTGCAGCCGCCCGGCGGTGTCGACGATCAGCACATCGGTGCCGATCTCGGTCGCCTTCTTGACCGCGTCGAACACGATACTGGCGGGGTCGCCGCCTTCTGGGCCGCGTACGATGGGAACGCCCACGCGGTCGGCCCAGGTCGCCAGCTGGCCGATGGCAGCGGCACGGAACGTATCGCCCGCCGCCAGCATGACGGCGTAGTCGTCTTCCTGGAATAGATGCGCGAGCTTGGCGATCGTGGTCGTCTTGCCGCTGCCATTGACGCCGATCACCAGCAGCACCTGGGGGCGCGGGAAGGCGGTAATCTCGAGCGGTTTGGCCACCGGACGCAGGATCGCAGCGATTTCCTCCGCGACCGCTTCTTTCAGCTCGCGCTCGGTTATCTCGAGCCCGAAGCGTTTTTCGGCCAGCTTGGTCCGGATCCGCGCGGCTGCCGCCGGACCGAGGTCCGACAGGATCAGTGCATCCTCGACATCGTCGAGTGTTGCATCGTCGAGTTTCGCAGTGCCGACGACTTCGGTCAGGTTGCTCGTCAGTTTCTCGGAGGTCTTGCGGAAGCCCCCGAACAGCCGGTCGCTCCAGCTCGATGTGTCATTCATTGCAGCAGGCCATTCTCGATTTGCGTCGGCGTCACGGAGGCGATCGTCCCGGCGGGTGTGCCTTCGGGCACTGCCACGCGGGCGAAGTGCGGGGTGTAGCCCGTCGTATCGCGCTCGGCGAGGACGCTATGCGGCTTATCGACGAGCGACGCGAGCCAGCCGTCGCGGGTCGCCTTGGCAAGCGTGCGCAGTTCGGCGGCGCGGCGCTTGACGGTTTCGCGCTCGACTTGCGGCATACGCGCGGCAGGCGTGCCGGGACGGGGCGAATAGGGGAAGATATGTCCGTGGACGATCTGCAATTCCTCGATGATCGCCAGATTGGCCGCGTGATGCTCCTCGGTCTCGGTCGGGAAGCCCGCAATGAGGTCCGCACCGATGGCAATATCGGGACGGCGCTCCTTCAGCCGCGTTACCAGCGCAATTGCATCGCCGCGCAAATGCCGGCGCTTCATGCGCTTGAGGATCAGATCGTGCCCATGTTGCAGCGAGAGGTGCAGATGCGGCATCAGCCGCTGTTCGCTGGCGAAGATATCGAACAGCAGCGGGTCGATCTCGATCCCGTCGAGCGAGGACATGCGCAGGCGCCCCAACTCGGGGAAGCGATCGAGCACCGCGCGGACCAGTTCGCCCAGCGGTGGCTTATCGGGCAGATCGTGACCCCACGAGGTCACATCGACGCCCGTCAGCACCACCTCGGGCGCGCCGTGGATCAGATGGCGTTCGACCTCGGCCAACACTCGCGCGATGGTCAGCGATCGGCTCGGCCCGCGACCCTGCGGAATGACGCAGAAGGTGCAGGCATGGTCGCAGCCATTCTGCACCGCGATGAAGGCCCGGGTGCGGTCCTGCGGGATGGCGGGTGTTTCGGCGGGGACGTTCCAGGCGCGTGCATCGAGCTTGGCAGTATTGGCGACGAGCCCGTCGACCTCGGGCATGGCGGCGAGCTGGTCGCGTTCGATATCGGCGGCACAGCCGGTCACCAGCAGGCGCGCGTCGGGATGTGCCCGCCGCGCGCGGCGGATCGCCTGCCGCGTCTGGCGCACCGCCTCGCTGGTCACTGCGCAGCTATTGACCACCACGAGGTCGCGTTCCTGCGCCAGCATGGCGCGGATCTGTTCGCTTTCGGAAATGTTCAACCGGCAGCCGAGCGAGATAACCTGCGCCTCGCTCACGCGAAATCACCCCATTCGAAATTGCCGCGATAGGCCTCCGCAGCGGGACCGGTCATGCGGATGCGATTGTCTTCGCCCCATGCAATGACGAGATCGCCTCCGGGCAGGGTGATGGTCACTTCGCGTTCGACCAGACCGCGCCGCATGGCGTGCACGGCGGTTGCGCAGGCGCCCGTGCCGCAGGCGCGCGTGATCCCGGCACCGCGTTCCCAAACGCGCAGCCGGATATGCTCGCGGTCGAGGATTGTCGCGACATTGACGTTCACGCGCTCGGGAAACAGCGGATCGGTCTCGATCTGCGGGCCGATGGTTTCGAGCGGCACCGCGCCGGCATCCTCGACAAAGAAGATCACATGCGGATTGCCGACATTGACCGCGCCGGGCTGGTCGAGGCCGTCCCAGCCGACCGGCATGACCGAGGTGTCCATGCCATAAGCGAGCGGGATCGCGTCCCAGTCGAAGCGCGGCTCGCCCATGTCGACGCTGGCGCCCATGCCGCTGGGTTCGACCGCGATCACGCCGCCCGCTGTCTCCACTTTGGCCGCAGCGCCATGGAGCAGCGCGACCGCGCGGCTGGCATTGCCGCAGGCGCCAACCTCGGTGCCGTCCTGGTTGAAGATGCGCATGCGGAAATCGGCCGTGGTGCTCGGCTCGAGCAGGATCAGCTGGTCGCAGCCGATCCCGGTCCGGCGATCGGCCAGCGCGCGGGCAACAGGCGCGCCGATCGCGGGGAGGGTACGCGTGCGGGCGTCGAGCACGACGAAGTCGTTGCCCAGGCCGTGCATCTTGATGAAATCGACACGCATCGTGCGGCGCATCTATGCACTCGCCGCCGCAGCGTCCAGTGCCGTGTCAGCCGGCGCGCTTGCTACCCTGCGCGGTGAAATCGACCTCGGTGACATTGTCGAGCTTGTCCTTGGCGAGCAGGTCCTGCCGGCTCAGCCGCTCGAGGACCAGCCCGGCGGGTTCGGGGCGACCATAGTGATAGCCCTGGCCCTTCATCTTGCCCATCCGCTTGAGCGCCTCGAGCACGACTTCGTTCTCGATCCCTTCGGCGGTGACGGGCAGCTTGAGCCCGTCGCTCATCGCAAGGATCGCATCGACCAGCTTTTCTCCGTGTTCTTCCTGCTTGAGCTCGGAAATGAAGGTGCGGTCGATCTTGAGACGGTCGAAGGGCAGGCTGCGCAGTTGCGACAGGCTCGAATAGCCGGTGCCGAAGTCGTCGAGACTGACCCCGACACCCTGGTTGCGCAAGCTGCTGATCATCGAGCGGACCATACCGACGTTTTCGTGCAGGCAGCTTTCGGTGATCTCGATATCCAGCCGGT contains:
- the dapF gene encoding diaminopimelate epimerase, which produces MRVDFIKMHGLGNDFVVLDARTRTLPAIGAPVARALADRRTGIGCDQLILLEPSTTADFRMRIFNQDGTEVGACGNASRAVALLHGAAAKVETAGGVIAVEPSGMGASVDMGEPRFDWDAIPLAYGMDTSVMPVGWDGLDQPGAVNVGNPHVIFFVEDAGAVPLETIGPQIETDPLFPERVNVNVATILDREHIRLRVWERGAGITRACGTGACATAVHAMRRGLVEREVTITLPGGDLVIAWGEDNRIRMTGPAAEAYRGNFEWGDFA
- the ftsY gene encoding signal recognition particle-docking protein FtsY, giving the protein MNDTSSWSDRLFGGFRKTSEKLTSNLTEVVGTAKLDDATLDDVEDALILSDLGPAAAARIRTKLAEKRFGLEITERELKEAVAEEIAAILRPVAKPLEITAFPRPQVLLVIGVNGSGKTTTIAKLAHLFQEDDYAVMLAAGDTFRAAAIGQLATWADRVGVPIVRGPEGGDPASIVFDAVKKATEIGTDVLIVDTAGRLQNKRELMDELAKIRKVLGRLNPEAPHDVVLVLDATNGQNALNQIDVFKEVAGVTGLVMTKLDGTARGGVLVQAAEQYGLPIHAIGVGEKIDDLRPFDPDLVARVIAGVA
- a CDS encoding inner membrane-spanning protein YciB; its protein translation is MSETDSTTAAKPKPKTGWLNILVDYGPLLVFLGVYKFYQPPETSTFGEIAAVIYGTIAFMVAAVTALVFSKFKFGHVSPMLILSTALIVGFGGLTIWLQDERFIQIKPTAIYLLFGVLLIGGWLRGKALLQILLEAAFEGLDREGWLKLSRNWGLFFFFMAALNEVLRMQLDFESWLWAKLWVFMPISFLFTFTQLPMLLKHGLALEDRDEVVKDEPPTA
- a CDS encoding potassium transporter Kup, with the translated sequence MNDTASAPLQQDGVPPVTEQGGHGHGGSRTALAVGAIGVVFGDIGTSPLYAFRETFAGAASIAIDRLHVLGVVSLIFWSMLVVVAIQYVTILMRADNKGQGGSLALVALLSRHIGKSSYGWLVVLLGVFATSLFYGDSMITPAISVLSAVEGLTVVDQRLNPLVIPIALVLLVCLFLLQSRGTAKVGALFAPVMIVYFVTIAGLGLNQIILNPDILWALNPYYAVMFFVTDGAVAFFALGAVVLAVTGSEALYSDMGHFGRGPMRLSWFGFVMPCLLLNYFGQGAMIAGLPPEQAAEVVRNPFFLLAGEEWRLPLVILATVATFIASQAVISGAFSITHQAMQLGFMPRLSIRHTSETAAGQIYIPVVNWSLMVAVILLVLTFQTSSNLAAAYGIAVTGAVTIDTLLMGVLFVGVWKWKWFIALPVVAFFLIVDGAYFAANLAKVPDGGWFPLVVGLVAFTLLTTWARGRKLMRDRMSETALPIEIFAKSAKNSATRVPGTAIFMASQTAGVPSALLHNIKHNKVLHERVVILTVLIADAPYVDATERCEIHDLGDGFYRATLHYGFMQETNVPQGLKEMSRCGGEFDMMHTSFFLSRQTLLASDKPGMPIWREKIFAWMLRNAATAMDFFRLPTNRVVELGSQVEI
- a CDS encoding chloramphenicol phosphotransferase CPT family protein, with translation MTLIFLNGATSSGKTTLARELQDRLDSPHLLTGIDDAFAMLPRHLHNHRDGFYFDRDRRQKVRLNFGEFGLATLKAHHRAVAAMAKSGIDLICDEVILTDKLRQDWMTVLAGLDVIFIGVHCSLNELQRRESARGDRVIGQAEGQIDVVHDGMAYDIQVKTTVLPAQGVADQIVREIAAIPPSSR
- a CDS encoding tetratricopeptide repeat protein, with the translated sequence MSWLPIILLAALIFGLAVVLLKLPRSLWMLFGSALLFGLTGYALQGHPGQAGAPATPITDNAAQTGELMVEARREFYPAGRLPSRFVVTADAFTRRGQHDQAANFLRNAVAENPNDGEAWVALGNALVEHADGQLTAAALFAYSRGEQVAPNNPAPTYFLGLAFLRAGEPGRTLALWRELLEAAPEDAEWRAPLAARLDRLETMLGVAEPSAAQQTEE
- a CDS encoding MiaB/RimO family radical SAM methylthiotransferase, yielding MSEAQVISLGCRLNISESEQIRAMLAQERDLVVVNSCAVTSEAVRQTRQAIRRARRAHPDARLLVTGCAADIERDQLAAMPEVDGLVANTAKLDARAWNVPAETPAIPQDRTRAFIAVQNGCDHACTFCVIPQGRGPSRSLTIARVLAEVERHLIHGAPEVVLTGVDVTSWGHDLPDKPPLGELVRAVLDRFPELGRLRMSSLDGIEIDPLLFDIFASEQRLMPHLHLSLQHGHDLILKRMKRRHLRGDAIALVTRLKERRPDIAIGADLIAGFPTETEEHHAANLAIIEELQIVHGHIFPYSPRPGTPAARMPQVERETVKRRAAELRTLAKATRDGWLASLVDKPHSVLAERDTTGYTPHFARVAVPEGTPAGTIASVTPTQIENGLLQ